The following proteins come from a genomic window of Pseudomonas sp. Z8(2022):
- a CDS encoding PilT/PilU family type 4a pilus ATPase, whose amino-acid sequence MNDTSANDQPDVFPYLQLMHQHAGSDLFFSVGAPPHMKVEGHSQPVGQRIMKAGEVQQLAYQLMTQKQIAEFERDLEMNLAVSLQGAGRYRVNVYYQRGEVAMVVRLIKSEIPSFEALGLPRLLEKLAMQDRGLILVTGAAGSGKSTTLAAMLDFRNRHKSGHIVCIEDPIEFLHSHQRSIIDQREVGLDTHSFDDALRNVLREAPDVIMLGEIRDAPTMQHALHYAETGHLCVATLHATSSSHAIERIARFFPDDARKQVLADVAHNLLAVVGQRLVPGIEQKRVAAVELMLGTPYIRDLIQRDELEELREATARASEQGLQTFDQHLFALLEAGRITLAEALKFADSRTDLSLKFKLERGFSADEAELKVLRDG is encoded by the coding sequence ATGAACGACACCAGTGCCAACGACCAGCCAGATGTTTTCCCCTACCTGCAGCTGATGCACCAACATGCCGGCTCGGATCTGTTCTTCAGCGTCGGCGCACCGCCGCACATGAAGGTCGAAGGCCATAGCCAGCCGGTCGGCCAGCGCATCATGAAAGCCGGGGAAGTGCAGCAACTGGCCTATCAGCTGATGACCCAGAAGCAGATCGCCGAATTCGAACGCGACCTGGAGATGAACCTGGCCGTCAGCCTGCAGGGTGCCGGCCGTTATCGGGTCAACGTCTACTACCAGCGTGGCGAAGTGGCCATGGTGGTACGCCTGATCAAGAGTGAGATCCCCAGCTTCGAGGCACTTGGGCTACCCAGGCTGCTGGAGAAACTGGCCATGCAGGACCGCGGGCTGATCCTGGTCACCGGCGCGGCCGGCTCGGGCAAGTCCACCACGCTGGCGGCGATGCTGGATTTCCGCAATCGCCACAAGAGCGGGCATATCGTCTGCATCGAAGACCCCATCGAGTTTCTCCACAGCCATCAGCGCTCGATCATCGACCAGCGCGAGGTCGGCCTCGACACCCACAGTTTCGACGACGCCCTGCGCAACGTGCTGCGCGAGGCGCCGGACGTGATCATGCTCGGCGAGATCCGCGACGCCCCGACCATGCAGCATGCCCTGCACTATGCCGAAACCGGCCATCTGTGCGTCGCCACCCTGCATGCCACAAGCAGCAGCCACGCCATCGAACGTATCGCCCGCTTCTTCCCCGACGACGCCCGCAAGCAGGTGCTGGCCGACGTCGCGCACAACCTGCTCGCGGTGGTCGGCCAGCGCCTGGTGCCCGGCATCGAACAGAAGCGCGTGGCGGCGGTGGAGCTGATGCTGGGCACGCCCTATATCCGCGACCTGATCCAGCGGGATGAACTGGAGGAGCTGCGCGAGGCCACTGCGCGGGCTTCCGAACAGGGCCTGCAGACCTTCGATCAACACCTGTTCGCCCTGCTCGAAGCCGGACGCATCACTCTGGCCGAAGCGCTCAAGTTCGCCGACTCGCGTACCGACCTCAGCCTCAAGTTCAAGCTCGAGC
- a CDS encoding substrate-binding periplasmic protein, with protein MGLWGVALLGLLLCVSVRAEVLHLATGDDYAPFTGTALPGQGMLTQVVRAALAEQGMAMTLDWLPWNRGYLKTRLGEYDATFPYVRSAEREAEFLYSAPIYQAEQYLFSRAEDALEVADLTVKAGRRLCHPLGWQPATMVQQLIDDGILVRHSPLGLRECAQLLLLQRDDLFIADLQLGNSALRSTGAEPSAFHRSQTAFRGNTLHFIVPRQHPRAAELIERFNRGLEALKARGDYQRLIERYVE; from the coding sequence GTGGGACTTTGGGGAGTCGCTCTGCTGGGCTTGCTGCTGTGTGTCTCGGTGCGCGCCGAAGTGCTGCACCTGGCCACCGGCGACGATTATGCGCCCTTCACCGGTACCGCCCTGCCCGGTCAGGGCATGCTTACCCAGGTGGTGCGTGCGGCGCTGGCGGAGCAGGGCATGGCGATGACGCTGGACTGGCTGCCCTGGAACCGTGGTTACCTGAAAACCAGGCTCGGCGAGTACGATGCCACCTTTCCTTACGTCCGCTCGGCCGAGCGTGAGGCGGAGTTTCTCTATTCGGCCCCCATCTACCAGGCCGAGCAGTACCTCTTCAGCCGCGCGGAAGACGCCCTCGAAGTCGCTGATCTGACGGTCAAGGCTGGCCGCCGGCTCTGTCATCCGCTGGGCTGGCAGCCTGCGACTATGGTCCAGCAGCTGATCGACGACGGCATACTGGTCCGTCATTCTCCGCTGGGGCTGCGCGAGTGCGCGCAGCTATTGCTGTTGCAGCGTGACGATCTGTTCATTGCCGATCTGCAACTGGGCAACAGCGCCCTGCGTTCCACTGGCGCCGAGCCGAGCGCATTTCATCGTTCGCAGACTGCGTTTCGCGGCAATACGCTGCACTTCATCGTGCCGCGACAGCATCCGCGCGCGGCGGAACTGATCGAGCGCTTCAATCGCGGTCTCGAGGCGCTCAAGGCGCGCGGTGACTATCAGCGGCTGATCGAGCGCTACGTGGAGTAG